In Eublepharis macularius isolate TG4126 chromosome 4, MPM_Emac_v1.0, whole genome shotgun sequence, the following are encoded in one genomic region:
- the LOC129328563 gene encoding uncharacterized protein LOC129328563 — protein MAISGALQPNHGTKLQKGKLKASLESLEDGMKWATSNQSHQQEAIEELESLSQHLYGHIFIEFESLRQILDAKEQSMMDTVKQMKADNQAEMERRLAYLKAYESSHAETTSRVRAALEETNEFALLKGIKELMRRIQDHLGEENGKAEHEVCAHDQRAKETEEKDTEDEKVDVNMPEGKGNENKNDEGETYGEAEDAEEAQDAEDIVPVDPALEELEEWLDFETWKEMLESISIWETPNPDSFSWFPSPEEDMFQLGDSRASEALEEEATSEAVEEEDLICAVDVTSAPDEVASDKPLPSSSSDAALPMGRALHSPPPSHCTPNYFPVPVFQQIPLYNVVQRWGAPCRWRPSPRRGWAMLRGRGATVRHFLSSRGGHGRGFQSTFKPREAGASGQGRGWLNTQKRQSSGSSNSGQSSGGKTHPPKPRGTHVSGRGGSGQGRGSASSPGRGGSGQGQGSAVGRGGLGQGRGSAVGQGGSGQGRGSAVGRGGSGQGRASAQKGPTHHSGGRASSSKGSWNRQASHQGGCGRGSGSAKGSRGK, from the exons ATGGCTATATCAGGTGCCCTTCAACCAAACCATGGAACCAAGCTACAGAAA GGTAAACTGAAGGCATCTCTTGAGTCCTTGGAAGATGGCATGAAATGGGCCACAAGTAATCAGTCTCACCAGCAGGAGGCAATAGAAGAACTGGAG AGCTTAAGTCAACATCTGTATGGCCACATCTTCATCGAGTTTGAGAGTCTTCGTCAAATCCTAGATGCGAAAGAGCAAAGTATGATGGACACGGTGAAACAGATGAAGGCAGATAACCAGGCTGAAATGGAAAGAAGGCTGGCGTATTTAAAAGCGTACGAGTCCTCTCATGCTGAGACCACCTCCAGGGTCCGAGCTGCACTTGAAGAAACCAATGAATTTGCTTTGCTGAAG GGAATCAAGGAATTGATGAGACG AATCCAGGATCATCTAGGTGAAGAAAATGGAAAAGCAGAACATGAAGTGTGTGCTCATGACCAGAGGGCCAAGGAAACTGAGGAGAAAGATACTGAAGATGAGAAGGTTGATGTAAATATGCCTGAAGGAAAggggaatgaaaataaaaatgatgaAGGGGAAACCTATGGAGAAGCTGAGGATGCTGAAGAAGCTCAGGATGCTGAGGACATTGTACCTGTAGATCCGGCTCTTGAGGAGCTGGAAGAGTGGCTAGATTTTGAAACCTGGAAAGAAATGTTGGAAAGCATCAGTATTTGGGAAACCCCCAATCCAGATTCGTTCTCCTGGTTCCCATCACCAGAGGAAGACATGTTCCAACTTGGGGACAGTCGTGCTTCTGAGGCACTTGAGGAGGAAGCAACTTCTGAGGCAGTTGAGGAAGAAGATTTAATCTGCGCCGTAGATGTCACCTCAGCACCAGACGAAGTTGCCTCCGATAAACCTTTGCCAAGCAGCAGCTCTGATGCAGCTCTGCCCATGGGAAGAGCCCTCCACAGTCCACCACCCAGCCACTGCACACCTAACTATTTCCCGGTGCCTGTCTTCCAACAAATACCACTTTACAATGTAGTGCAAAGATGGGGGGCCCCATGTAGATGGAGGCCTAGCCCCAGAAGGGGCTGGGCCATGCTGCGAGGCAGAGGAGCCACAGTTAGGCACTTCCTTTCATCCAGAGGGGGGCATGGCAGAGGTTTTCAAAGTACATTCAAACCTAGAGAGGCTGGTGCCTCTGGGCAAGGGAGAGGTTGGTTGAATACGCAGAAACGTCAGTCCAGTGGGAGCAGCAACTCAGGTCAAAGTAGTGGAGGAAAGACACATCCGCCCAAGCCTAGGGGGACTCATGTTTCAGGGCGAGGAGGTTCAGGGCAAGGCCGAGGGTCTGCATCATCCCCAGGGCGAGGAGGTTCAGGGCAAGGCCAAGGGTCTGCAGTGGGTCGAGGAGGTTTGGGGCAAGGTCGAGGGTCTGCAGTGGGTCAAGGAGGTTCGGGGCAAGGCCGAGGGTCTGCAGTGGGTCGAGGAGGTTCAGGGCAAGGTCGAGCGTCTGCTCAGAAAGGACCAACCCACCACAGTGGAGGACGGGCGTCCTCAAGCAAAGGATCATGGAACAGGCAAGCATCTCACCAGGGAGGCTGTGGCCGTGGCTCTGGTTCTGCGAAAGGGTCTCGGGGCAAATAG